A genomic window from Centroberyx gerrardi isolate f3 chromosome 14, fCenGer3.hap1.cur.20231027, whole genome shotgun sequence includes:
- the rnf41 gene encoding E3 ubiquitin-protein ligase NRDP1 produces the protein MGYDVTRFQGEVDEDLLCPICSGVLEEPVQAPHCEHAFCNACITQWFAQQQICPVDRTVVTLAHLRPVPRIMRNMLSKLQISCDNAGFGCTATLRLDQLQSHLKDCEHNPKRPVNCEEGCGLEMPKDEMPNHNCIKHLRSVVQQQQTKISELEKNVAEHKHQLGEQKRDIQLLKAYMRAIRSANPNLQNLEESIEYNEILEWVNSMQPARVTRWGGMISTPDAVLQAVIKRSLIDSGCPLSIVNDLIENAHERNWPQGLATLETRQMNRRYYENYVAKRIPGKQAVVVMACENQHMGEDMILEPGLVMIFAHGVEEIL, from the exons ATGGGGTACGACGTCACCAGGTTCCAAGGGGAGGTGGATGAAGACCTGCTGTGCCCCATATGTAGTGGGGTGCTAGAAGAACCAGTGCAG GCCCCACACTGTGAGCATGCTTTCTGCAATGCCTGCATTACACAGTGGTTTGCCCAGCAGCAGATTTGTCCTGTTGACCGCACAGTAGTGACGTTAGCCCACCTCAGGCCCGTGCCCCGCATCATGCGCAACATGCTGTCCAAGCTCCAGATCAGCTGTGACAACGCAGGTTTTGGCTGTACAGCCACACTGCGGCTGGACCAGCTACAGTCGCACCTGAAGGACTGTGAGCACAACCCCAAAAGGCCCGTCAACTGTGAGGAGGGTTGTGG GCTAGAGATGCCAAAAGATGAGATGCCCAACCACAACTGCATCAAGCACTTGCGGAGtgtggtgcagcagcagcaaaccaAGATTTCAGAACTGGAGAAAAATGTAGCTGAGCATAAACACCAATTGGGGGAACAA AAGCGGGACATTCAGCTGCTAAAAGCCTACATGAGAGCGATCCGCAGTGCTAACCCCAACCTGCAGAACCTCGAGGAGAGCATCGAGTACAACGAGATCCTGGA GTGGGTCAACTCCATGCAGCCCGCCAGAGTGACGCGCTGGGGCGGCATGATCTCCACCCCGGACGCCGTGCTCCAGGCGGTCATCAAGCGCTCCCTCATCGACAGCGGCTGCCCCCTCTCCATCGTCAACGACCTGATCGAGAACGCCCACGAGCGCAACTGGCCGCAGGGCCTGGCCACGCTCGAGACCAGGCAGATGAACAGGCGCTACTATGAGAACTACGTTGCCAAGCGCATCCCCGGCAAGCAGGCGGTGGTGGTGATGGCCTGCGAGAACCAGCACATGGGAGAGGATATGATCTTGGAGCCCGGCTTGGTCATGATCTTCGCTCACGGAGTGGAGGAGATCTTATAA